One Carassius auratus strain Wakin chromosome 16, ASM336829v1, whole genome shotgun sequence genomic window carries:
- the mef2d gene encoding myocyte-specific enhancer factor 2D isoform X2 has product MGRKKIQIQRITDERNRQVTFTKRKFGLMKKAYELSVLCDCEIALIIFNHSNKLFQYASTDMDKVLLKYTEYNEPHESRTNADIIETLRKKGFNGCNSPEPDGDDSIDQSPLQEDKYRRSDELDILFKRYGSTVPPPTFSMPVTVPVSSQSPLTFSSPSSLVTTSFITSTLTDPRLLSPQQPQLQRNTVSPGLPQRPASAGALLGGDLNNSNGACPSPVGKSFLLPARRSR; this is encoded by the exons ATGGGGAGGAAAAAGATCCAGATTCAGCGAATCACAGACGAGCGTAACAGACAG GTGACCTTCACCAAACGGAAGTTTGGTCTGATGAAGAAAGCCTACGAGCTCAgtgtgttgtgtgactgcgagATTGCCCTCATTATTTTCAATCACTCAAACAAGCTCTTCCAGTATGCCAGCACCGACATGGACAAAGTGCTCCTCAAATACACCGAGTACAATGAGCCGCACGAAAGCAGGACCAACGCTGACATCATCGAG ACATTGAGAAAGAAAGGCTTTAACGGTTGCAACAGTCCAGAGCCGGACGGGGATGATTCGATCGACCAAAGTCCGTTACAGGAGGACAAATACCGCAGGAGCGATGAGCTGGACATCCTCTTCAAACGCTACGGA TCCACAGTGCCACCGCCCACTTTCTCCATGCCAGTCACAGTGCCGGTGTCCAGTCAGAGCCCTCTGACATTCAGCAGTCCCAGCAGCCTCGTCACCACCTCCTTCATCACCTCCACTCTCACAGACCCGCGCCTGCTGTCACCACAGCAACCGCAGCTGCAGAGGAACACGGTGTCTCCAGGCCTGCCACAGAGACCTGCCAGCGCAG GTGCTCTTTTGGGAGGTGACCTCAACAATTCAAACGGAGCGTGTCCAAGCCCTGTGGGTAAGTCTTTCCTCCTACCAGCCAGACGGTCCCGATAA
- the mef2d gene encoding myocyte-specific enhancer factor 2D isoform X1 yields MGRKKIQIQRITDERNRQVTFTKRKFGLMKKAYELSVLCDCEIALIIFNHSNKLFQYASTDMDKVLLKYTEYNEPHESRTNADIIEALNKKEHRDSESPDPEEPFSLTPRTEEKYKKIDEEFDKMMQSYRLSSTVPPPTFSMPVTVPVSSQSPLTFSSPSSLVTTSFITSTLTDPRLLSPQQPQLQRNTVSPGLPQRPASAGALLGGDLNNSNGACPSPVGKSFLLPARRSR; encoded by the exons ATGGGGAGGAAAAAGATCCAGATTCAGCGAATCACAGACGAGCGTAACAGACAG GTGACCTTCACCAAACGGAAGTTTGGTCTGATGAAGAAAGCCTACGAGCTCAgtgtgttgtgtgactgcgagATTGCCCTCATTATTTTCAATCACTCAAACAAGCTCTTCCAGTATGCCAGCACCGACATGGACAAAGTGCTCCTCAAATACACCGAGTACAATGAGCCGCACGAAAGCAGGACCAACGCTGACATCATCGAG GCTCTGAACAAGAAAGAGCACCGGGATTCAGAGAGCCCAGACCCCGAGGAGCCGTTCTCCCTCACGCCTCGCACAGAGGAGAAGTACAAAAAGATAGACGAGGAGTTTGATAAAATGATGCAGAGCTATAGGCTTTCA TCCACAGTGCCACCGCCCACTTTCTCCATGCCAGTCACAGTGCCGGTGTCCAGTCAGAGCCCTCTGACATTCAGCAGTCCCAGCAGCCTCGTCACCACCTCCTTCATCACCTCCACTCTCACAGACCCGCGCCTGCTGTCACCACAGCAACCGCAGCTGCAGAGGAACACGGTGTCTCCAGGCCTGCCACAGAGACCTGCCAGCGCAG GTGCTCTTTTGGGAGGTGACCTCAACAATTCAAACGGAGCGTGTCCAAGCCCTGTGGGTAAGTCTTTCCTCCTACCAGCCAGACGGTCCCGATAA